GTAAGATGTTGTTTGCTCATTTAAGTAATTTAGTGAAGTTAACACAGTATTTCTTAAAAGGTTATTCTCTTTGGCATAGATACTGTATTTTGCGatgtatctcacttgtaagtcgctttggataaaagtatctACCAAATGGctaaatgcaaatacacactaAACGTAAAAGTACTAGTATCAAAAGTAACTCATTTGAGCtcattttaaggtttttataagctggacatactgtatgcattGGTAATCCTTTATCTAATTAATATaggtgtgtcacagtgtgtctctgaaatataagaataaagtaaaaagtaagaTTATATCAAATATTCAAGTATCTTTAAACTGTACTTCAGTAATGAGGAAAAATTGGAGGAAATGTACTTAGTTATATTTCACCACTGGatatgttaatgtttattatGCAGACATATCCAAAATAGAAAACATCTGTATCGAAAGAAAATCTATGAAGTTagttaataattatatatatatatatatatattatgtcaCAATGATTGAAATCCATTAGTATCTACTTGACTGGAAAAAGGCCATAACACCCTATTGGttaaaaatgtcatcatcaAATCCCAACAGAATGTGTCACCTTGTGCACAGCTGGGTCCTGGACACATTGGACCCCCACCCAAAAAAGATAGAAAAGGTAATGCTTTCTCCAACATAAcctgtcaaaaaacaaacaaaaactacagtgcAATTACAGTAACAAGCTACAAACTGAACATGCggtgtgttatgttttatttagtgtCAACTGCGAACGTGAAGACAAAGAGCAAAGATATctggagagaggaagaggtggcTGAGGGCTCCCAGTATGACGATCTCACGGACCCACGGCCACAGCCTGAGTAAATACAGACCAGAAAGTCACAGACAATAAATGCTTCACTGACGTATAGGGGGGTCAGATACAAAGAATTGCATATTTCATCTCGGGTTTCTATCATTCTCTAACTGAGATTGCAACTTCTATGGttgagatttaaaaagaaaatgtcactaTAGGCGAGGGTTAAACCTTCAGTTTTCTAATACGTGTTTGTATCAATTAATTTGTTGAATactacactgtgtgtttttgcacatgcctgcagatttttttttgtataactTCTGTGTGCAGGTATGAAATAATCCTGAAACAGAGTGTGGGGACAGAAGATCTGTTCTTGGGATTGAGTGGAAAGGACCCGTCGTCTATGTGCTGCGAAGCCATGCTGGTAATGTTTCCTCTAAGCAACATTATAAACATAAGAAtcatatctatatatctatccATGAAGAAAATGTACACcctgtaaaatattaaaaatgctgACATTTTCCTACTCTCAGGTGAAAATCAAACTACCAGACACTAAAGCAACGGATGTGGCCCTGGATGTAAGAGAAAAGTTCCTTGATCTGCGCACGCCAAAATAGTAAGAGATTCTTTGAAAAtattctctttcatttttaatcccCTTAAGATGacggagcagcagcagttcagacCAAAAGCTCCAATTTCCAGGCATTTCCTTTAAATCAGAGGTTCACGTCATGATCTGAGCTTTGATTGCTCTTTCACACGGCTGTTAACATCTTCTTCTCTCACAGAGATTACTACACACAGACTCTCTCCCTTGTGCACCCTCCGTCTGTTGAActtgtcttttctcctcccctTCAGTAAACTGGGTCTCCATCTCCCACATCCCATCCACAGCCAGGAGGGCAGGGCTCAGTTCTTCAGCGAGAGAGGGGAACTGGAAGTGACTCTATTACTGAAACGCCCCCTGGATTTTATCAACATGCAATAAGTGTTCggaaaacacaacactgccaACAATAAACACCAAACAAAGCAATAAGATATGGTTTtctaataaatatgttttgtttgtgatttcCATATTACTCATTTTTTCAAGGGTAATTTTTGTATTCTGATGAGTGATGGTTTTATCATGTATTTCAAGTGGTTTGCATTTCTCCATAAAAATTCCCCTGAAATGTACCGTACCATTCAAATGGTTGAAGTTTGAAGATTCAAATTgaacagaaatataatttagATATTGTAGAATACTGTAGCTGGAACTTGCTGATTTTTGATTAAATGTACACATTATCAGCAATCTACTAATTACTTCACACtggaagaagaaataataataataataatttaattattagcgAGCTCCTGCAACATGTAGTTAAACTACTAGTTCAATTAGCGTCGAAGTAGTTCACTACTCATCAACACTGTTATAAGCAACTactttgtgtttgctaatgcaagttGATCAGTGTAACTGATTATTAGAAAGTGCAGCTAAAACATTTGTGAGTACTTACTTTACTAAAGGCTCGTTGTTGGCAAATACTCCAACATATAACATAATTTCCACGCACTTTGCATCAGCACCCTTACCAGGCCATCTCCGGAGCATCCCTGGGTGTGCAGTGCCACACCCCCCAGGACCGTTACCGCAGCAGCGGTGGTGTGATCACATGACGCCTGCATTTCCGACACAACAATACAACGGTATCGGTCTGCATTTACGCTCCCACTCTCCCCCCACGCCTTGCTCTCGGTATGGCGGACGGTGAGAGGTCCCCTTTATTGTCAGACCTGGGAGATGGTGCCCTTGGCAGCGGTAACGGCGGGTTGTCTCCGGGTGCAGCACCCTACGGTGTGCCCAACAAACCACACAGTGAGTATCCATGGTGCTCTCTCCTCCACCCGACTCCAGCTCGGATTAGCTTAGCTTACAATAGCCTCCACTGACTGGGAATTATGGGTTAGCCTGATAGCTCAACTGTGACAGTGATAAAGAATCGGCTTGTTGTGCATGTGCTTGAGCAGGCTGTCATGTTAGTTCccaaagtattttattattgacaTTTCCAGGGGATATAATGTTTTTACCACATAAACGTGAAGCAGAGGAGGTTGAAGACAGTGAGCGTAgtgctaactagctagctaacctAGCAACCGTTGACAGCTAGCTCTAGTTAGCACCGGCAAACCATCCAGAAACCTTCGGGTTTGCAGCTCAGTAATATTCTCACTAACCTACATTTTATTCCCATTTTTAACGCAATGCACAGCATATGTTTCGACAGTCGAGTGGTTCCTTTCGTACTCGCTAGCTAAATAACGTTAAATGTATTGCTT
The window above is part of the Anabas testudineus chromosome 17, fAnaTes1.2, whole genome shotgun sequence genome. Proteins encoded here:
- the dnaaf6 gene encoding protein PIH1D3, with the translated sequence MDCLGVSSVQNLQALSALLSTQQDDDEEDEFSKNVSPCAQLGPGHIGPPPKKDRKVSTANVKTKSKDIWREEEVAEGSQYDDLTDPRPQPEYEIILKQSVGTEDLFLGLSGKDPSSMCCEAMLVKIKLPDTKATDVALDVREKFLDLRTPKYKLGLHLPHPIHSQEGRAQFFSERGELEVTLLLKRPLDFINMQ